The window ATCGGTGATCTGCTGGACGCGCGGCCGCAGCGACTCGATCCTGCGGGCGGTGAACTCGCGGGCGACGAGCTTGCGCAGCCGGGTGTGGTGGGGCGCGTCCATCTCCAGCATGTTGGCGTTGATCGGATCGCCCGCGCCCGTCGCGTACGGCGTCGTCCGCCAGTCCTTGCCGAGCCGCTGGTCGGCGAGGGCCGCGCGGCCCTCCTCGTAACCGACGATCAGCCAGACCCGCTCGAAGTCGTCGGTACGGATGGTGTGCACCGGTCCCTCGGCGCGCATCTTCGCGTAGTACGGATACGGATTCGCGGTGAAGTCCTGGATCCCGCGAAGATCGACGTCCACTGCGGACACGGTCCGCCCCCTCCCGGCCGGTTCGGTCGATCTGCTCGGATCGACCCCCCTCAGCCTACGTCGCCGGTGGCGTCGCCCTCCTCGTAGAGCAGACCCGCGTCGTGCACCAACAGCGCAATCTGAACGCGGTTGTTGAAGCCGAACCTCGCGAGAATGCGCGACACATGGGCCTTCACGGTGGCCACGCTGAGATACAGGGTCGCGGCGATCTCCGCGTTGGACCGGCCTCGCCCGACGGCGACCGCGACCTCGCGCTCCCGCTCGGCGAGGGAGGCGATCCGCTGCCGGGCCCGTTCGGCCCGGGCCGGCCGGCCGTCGGCGCCGCCCGCGGCACGAGCCATGAGCTGCCGGGTGACGGCGGGCGACAGCACGGGGTCACCGGCCGCGACCCGTCGCACCGAGTCGACGATCTGCGCGGGCGGGGTGTCCTTCAGGACGAATCCTGCGGCTCCGGCGCGGATGGCCCGCAGCACCTGCTCGTCGGCGTGGAACGTGGTGAGGACGACGACCTCGGGCGCGTCGGGTCTGCCGCGCAGCGCCTCGGTCGCGGTCAGCCCGTCCATGGTCGGCATCCTGATGTCCATCAGCACCACATCGGGGCGGTGCCGGTCGACGAGATCCGCGACCTCGGAGCCGTCCGCACCCTCCCCCACGACGGTGATGTCGTCGACGCCGCCGAGCATGAACGTCAGCCCGGCACGTACGAGTGGGTCGTCGTCGACGATGAGCAGCCGGACGGGGCGCGCCACGGGATCCCTGGGGATGGTCATGAGGACCACGGTAGCCAGGCCCGGACGACGAAGCCGCCGTCGGGTTCCGGGCCGTGGTCGAGGCGGCCGCCCGCGAGGGTGGCACGCTCGGTGAGACCGATGAGGCCCTGGCCGGAGCCGGGGACCCGCTCGAACGGTTCGACGGGTGCCGGGTTGCGTACCTCGACGGTGAGACCGTCGCCCGGTCCACCGGTGACGGTGACGGTGACCTCGGTGCCGGGGGCGTGCTTACGGGCGTTGGTCAGGCCCTCCTGGGCGATGCGGTACACGGTGCGGCCGGTTGCGGCGGGGGCGGTGACCGGGTCGGCGACGCGGTTGTCGAGGGTGACCTTCATCCCCGCCAGTCGGGATTCGGCGATCAGTGCGTCCAGCGTGGCGAGGGTGGGCTGCGGCCGGTTGCCGTCCCCGTTGTCGCCGTCGCCGGGGCTCCGGAGGACGCCGATGATCTCGCGCAGGTCCTGGAGCGCCTCGTGCGCGCTGTCCCGGATGACCCCTGCGGCCCGGGCGACCTCGGCCGCCGGCGCGTCGGGGCGGAATTCGAGGGCGCCCGCGTGGACGCTGAGGAGGGTCAGCCGGTGGGCGAGCACATCGTGCATCTCGCGCGCGATGGCCTCGCGGGCCAGCCGCTGGGCCTGCTCGGCCCGGAGCGCGGCCTCCGCTTCGGCCCGGCGGGCACGCTCGCGCAGCGTGACGACGAGCTGGCGTCTGGACCGTACGACCATTCCCCAGCTCAGCACCAGCAGGACCAGCAGCGCCCCGACAACCGTGGACGCGAGGAACGAGGTTGCCGGGTCGGGGCGCAGATACGGCTGTACGGGCGCGACGGCCAGCGCGAGCACGCCGACGGCGGCCACCGGTCTGAACGGCCGGTGCACCGCCACGCTGAACAGCGCCACGAGCAGGGCCCCGGCGGCTACCGGTTCGACGACCGAGACCAGTGTCAGGGTCACAGCCAGGCCGACCGGCCACCGCCGCCGTGTCCACAGGGCGCAACAGGCCGCGGCGCCGACCAGCGAGTCGATGAAGACGACCCCGTCGGGGGTGGTGCGGTCGGCGTCGATGGCGCCTGCCGCGGCCGCGCCGATCGCCGCCGCGCAGAGGAACGCCGTGATGTCGACGACCCAGTCCCGTACCGTGCGGCGCGCTCTGCGGCCCTGGTCACCGGGCAGCTCGGGATCGGCCATCGCCGAGGGCAGCAGCCAGGGGTACTCCGTGCGCGTCATATCGACAAAACTACTCAGGTGGCGGGCTGGTACCGGCCGTACGGGAGCGGGAGGCCACCGAAGTCGCCGGACCGGAGACTTCGGTAGCACCGGATCGGAGACTTAAGTCGCAACGGGGCAGACCGGCGGCCGACGCGGCGGTGGGACCCTACGCGCGAGGCTCACGGGATGAAGAAACTCTGTGAGTCGGTCGGCTTCATCGTCTTCATCCAGGGCGTCACCGGGCTGCTCCACGAATGGACGGGCTGGTTCCGGCTCTGGGCGGTGGTGCGGAGACTGGAGTTCCTCGGTGGGTACGCGGTGTTCGTCAACGTCGTGCTGGTGATGACGGGAGCCGCTGTCATGGTGGCAGCCGACCGGCTCAAGGAGTAGCCGACTCAAGGAGCCGCGGGGGTTGCCGCGCGGCGGCCCCAGCCGGTTCCGGCGAGGACGAGCACGGCGCCCAGTACGCCGAGGGCGGAGAGTCGTTCACCGCCGATCGCGATACCCGCGGCGGCCGCCCACAGGGGTTCCGTACCGAGCAGCAGACTGACCCGGGACGGCGAGGTGCGGCGTACCGACCACATCTGCACGAAGAAGGCGAACAGCGTGCAGAAGACGGAGAGGAACAGCAGCCCGCCCCACTCCCGGACGCCGAACCCCGCGGCCACCGACCAGGGCGACTCCCCGGTGCCGGGAACGGCGGCGAGCACGGCGAAGACGGCGACCGCGCTGCCGAGCTGCACGGTGGTCAACGACAGCGAGTCCGCCGCCCGGACGGACTTGATGCGGGCCATCATCAGCACATGCACGGTACGGGCGAGGGCCGCCACGAGCATCAGCAGATCGCCCACCGACGGGCTGGTGAAACCGCCGCCCTGGGTCAGTAGCACGACACCGGCGACGGACAACGCGGCGGCGGCGAGGAACGCTCCGGTCGGCCGGACCCGGGTCACCGCGGCCTCGGCGAGCGGCGTGAAGATCATCGTCAGGCTGATGATGAGTCCGGCGTTGGTCGCCGAGGTGTGCACGACGCCGTACGTCTCCACCAGGAAGATCCCGCTGAGGACCAGCCCCAGCAGACCCGCGCCGCGCCACTGCGCCGCGCTGAGTGCCCGCAGCCTGCGCCACCCGGCGACGGCCAGCACGGGCAGCACGATGACGAAGCGCAGCACGAGGACCGCGACGACGGTGGACGTCGTGGTGATGCCCTTGGCCGCGAGATAGCTGGCGCCCCAGACGACCGCGACGAGCAGCACGGGCAGATCGGTGAGCCCGGCCCGGCGCGGTGGTGCGAGGGCGGGCAGGGCGACAGCGGACACCTGGTTCTCCTGATTCTCCACAGCGGGAAACGATGTGGAGACCTCACCGGCTCACACGCGGAACGATCACGGTACCGGGCGGCCCACGGCTGCGGGAACACCCGTCTCAGCGCTCGAGGTCACCGATCCCCGCCGTGGCCGTCCGGACGGGTGGACCACCGCTGTCCGTCCTACCCTGGCCAGGAAGGTTTCCGAACGTAAAGGGAGATCATGATCGAGACCCCGGCTCGCACCCTCAACGACGGCCGCACCATTCCCGCCGTCGGGCTCGGCACCTGGCCGATGGACGACGACGCGGCCGAGCAGGCCGTCGCCGGGGCGCTGGGCCTCGGATACCGGCTCGTCGACACCGCGCTCAACTACCGCAACGAGACAGGCACCGGTCGCGGGATCGCCCGCAGCGGCGTGCCGCGGGAGGACGTCTTCGTCACCACCAAGGTCCCGGGCAGGCACCACGGTTATGAGAAGACGCTGGCGTCGTTCGAGGAGTCCCGGCGCAATCTCGGGCTCGACTACGTGGATCTCTATCTCATCCACTGGCCGCTGCCCCGGGCCGATCTGTACGTCGACACCTGGAAAGCCATGATCCAGCTCCGCAAGGACGGTCTGGTGCGGTCGATCGGTGTCTCCAACTTCACCGCGGCCCATGTCGAGCGGCTGGAGCAGGAGACCGGGGTGCTGCCCGCCGTCAACCAGATCGAGATGCATCCGCGCTTCCCGCAGGAGGAGCTGCGGGCCGTGCACGAGGCGAAGGGCATCGTCACCGAGAGCTGGAGCCCGCTGGGCCGCGGACACCGGCTGCTGGCGGACCCGGAGATCGTCGCCGTCGCCGAGGCACACGGCGTGACACCCGGTCAGGCCGTGCTGCGCTGGCACACCCAGCTCGGTGCGGTGCCGATCCCGAAGTCCGCAGATCCGGGGCGGCAGCGGGAGAATCTGGATCTGTTCGGCTTCGAGCTGACGGCGGACGAACTGGCCCGGATCTCCGCCGGTCCGCGGCGGCGGTTCGGCGGCGACCCGGAGTCCCACGAGGAGTTCTGACCGGCGGCGCCTCACCGGCCGGGGCTCACCCGTGGGATCTCACCCAGCCCGGCTCACCGGCCGGCGCTCACCGTTCCCGGGTCACTCACCGCGGGGCGCGAGCTCCGCCATCAGGGACCAACCGTCGCCCGGGACCTCGACGTTGATGATCTCCGGGGTCCGGGCGACGAGGTCCGCCATCCCCTCCATCGCCGCCGCGAAGTGCTCGGACTTCACATGCGCCTCGCCCGCTTCCGGGGACGCGAAGGCCTCCAGGAGCACGAACTGGTCCGGATTCTCGACGCTGTACGACCACTCGAAGAACAGATTGCCCGGTTCCTGGCGAGTGGCGAGAGTGAAGGGCTCGACGGCCGGAAGCCAGTTGTCGCGCTCGGCGCTGCGGACGGTGAACTTGACGGCGATGAAGATCATGGCGACTCGACTCCTGCTCGGGACATGCGATCCGCCCAGAGTCCCATAAGCGCTGGATCCGAACGCATCGGGCACACCTGGAAGGAACCGGAGTCACCCGTCCTCGTCAGCCGCCCAGCTCGCGGTGGCGGGCGGCCAGTCGCGTCGCGCCCTCCGCCGTCAGTGAGCCGAACAGCCGCAGCCGCGAGATGCCGCCGTCCGGGAAGATGTCGATCCGGACATGGGTGGCCCGTACGGCCTCCGGCAGGACGAAGCGGTGGTTCGTGTCGGGCTGCAACCGGGTCCGCGGCAGGATCTCGGTCCACTCAGCGCCGCCCCCGTCGCCGCTCCCCCCGTCCATTACCGAAAGGCTCGCCCAGCCGGCCGAGTTGCCCTTGAGGTACGCGGTGTCGATCTCGACGGCCCTGATCTCCGACTGCTCGGCGAGCCGGTAGCGGATCCAGTCGTTGCCCTTGTCGCGCCGACGGCGGGTCTCCCAGCCGTCGTCCATCTGCCGGGAGCGGCCGGGCTGGATCGTGTTGGTGGCCGGGGAGTAGAAGCGGTCGGAGGCATCCTCGACCTGACCGCCGTTCTCCAGCGCCGCGAGGTCGAAGGTGGACAGGGCGGCCAGCCAGGCGGGGTCCGGGACGACCTCTCCGTGGACCCGGAGACGGGCGATCCCGCCGTCGGGGTGCTGATTGACCCGCAGATGGGTGACGCGCTGTTCGACGTCGATCGCGAACCCGTTGGCTGCGTGGCCGCCAACTGCCGTACGGGGTACGAGTGTTGTCCACTTCACGTCCGGCGCGAGGAGTTCCTCGGGCGACGGGGAGCCGACGACGGAGGCCGCCTCGACGGAGACGGCCTGCGGGTAGTTGCCGCGGAAGTGGGCGGTGTCGACGACGATGCCGCGTACGACGCCGGGCGCGCCGAGCCGCACCAGCGCCCAGTCGTGGTCCTCGTCCGTGGGGTGCGGCTGCGCGGCGCCGACGCCACGGCGGCGGCGCGTCTCCCAGCCGTCCATGATCTTGCCCTTGTGCCCGAAGTGCTCCGGGTCGAACTCGGCGGGCCCCGGCTTCAGCAGGTTCTCGCGCTCGGCGAAGAACTCGTCGTTGGCGGCGATCACGCCCGCGCCGAGCCGCCGGTCGGCGAGGTCGACGAGG is drawn from Streptomyces sp. NBC_01717 and contains these coding sequences:
- the alc gene encoding allantoicase, translating into MTATAHFTGDADPYGGGDPYADYRTADFPFTHLVDLADRRLGAGVIAANDEFFAERENLLKPGPAEFDPEHFGHKGKIMDGWETRRRRGVGAAQPHPTDEDHDWALVRLGAPGVVRGIVVDTAHFRGNYPQAVSVEAASVVGSPSPEELLAPDVKWTTLVPRTAVGGHAANGFAIDVEQRVTHLRVNQHPDGGIARLRVHGEVVPDPAWLAALSTFDLAALENGGQVEDASDRFYSPATNTIQPGRSRQMDDGWETRRRRDKGNDWIRYRLAEQSEIRAVEIDTAYLKGNSAGWASLSVMDGGSGDGGGAEWTEILPRTRLQPDTNHRFVLPEAVRATHVRIDIFPDGGISRLRLFGSLTAEGATRLAARHRELGG
- a CDS encoding sensor histidine kinase, giving the protein MTRTEYPWLLPSAMADPELPGDQGRRARRTVRDWVVDITAFLCAAAIGAAAAGAIDADRTTPDGVVFIDSLVGAAACCALWTRRRWPVGLAVTLTLVSVVEPVAAGALLVALFSVAVHRPFRPVAAVGVLALAVAPVQPYLRPDPATSFLASTVVGALLVLLVLSWGMVVRSRRQLVVTLRERARRAEAEAALRAEQAQRLAREAIAREMHDVLAHRLTLLSVHAGALEFRPDAPAAEVARAAGVIRDSAHEALQDLREIIGVLRSPGDGDNGDGNRPQPTLATLDALIAESRLAGMKVTLDNRVADPVTAPAATGRTVYRIAQEGLTNARKHAPGTEVTVTVTGGPGDGLTVEVRNPAPVEPFERVPGSGQGLIGLTERATLAGGRLDHGPEPDGGFVVRAWLPWSS
- a CDS encoding DMT family transporter; the protein is MSAVALPALAPPRRAGLTDLPVLLVAVVWGASYLAAKGITTTSTVVAVLVLRFVIVLPVLAVAGWRRLRALSAAQWRGAGLLGLVLSGIFLVETYGVVHTSATNAGLIISLTMIFTPLAEAAVTRVRPTGAFLAAAALSVAGVVLLTQGGGFTSPSVGDLLMLVAALARTVHVLMMARIKSVRAADSLSLTTVQLGSAVAVFAVLAAVPGTGESPWSVAAGFGVREWGGLLFLSVFCTLFAFFVQMWSVRRTSPSRVSLLLGTEPLWAAAAGIAIGGERLSALGVLGAVLVLAGTGWGRRAATPAAP
- a CDS encoding response regulator transcription factor, with amino-acid sequence MTIPRDPVARPVRLLIVDDDPLVRAGLTFMLGGVDDITVVGEGADGSEVADLVDRHRPDVVLMDIRMPTMDGLTATEALRGRPDAPEVVVLTTFHADEQVLRAIRAGAAGFVLKDTPPAQIVDSVRRVAAGDPVLSPAVTRQLMARAAGGADGRPARAERARQRIASLAEREREVAVAVGRGRSNAEIAATLYLSVATVKAHVSRILARFGFNNRVQIALLVHDAGLLYEEGDATGDVG
- a CDS encoding aldo/keto reductase → MIETPARTLNDGRTIPAVGLGTWPMDDDAAEQAVAGALGLGYRLVDTALNYRNETGTGRGIARSGVPREDVFVTTKVPGRHHGYEKTLASFEESRRNLGLDYVDLYLIHWPLPRADLYVDTWKAMIQLRKDGLVRSIGVSNFTAAHVERLEQETGVLPAVNQIEMHPRFPQEELRAVHEAKGIVTESWSPLGRGHRLLADPEIVAVAEAHGVTPGQAVLRWHTQLGAVPIPKSADPGRQRENLDLFGFELTADELARISAGPRRRFGGDPESHEEF
- a CDS encoding putative quinol monooxygenase codes for the protein MIFIAVKFTVRSAERDNWLPAVEPFTLATRQEPGNLFFEWSYSVENPDQFVLLEAFASPEAGEAHVKSEHFAAAMEGMADLVARTPEIINVEVPGDGWSLMAELAPRGE